The following coding sequences lie in one Pseudomonas svalbardensis genomic window:
- a CDS encoding caspase family protein, protein MRKGLFIGINNYSHVSQLSGCNNDAMAMASVLKTDANGDPNFKNLVLTSAEDYLSREKLEGHIQELFSGDCSVALLYFAGHGNFDVDTDEGMLIPQDYKSAKDGIRISDILNWATKAVKIKNKVIILDCCQAGSAGEVRALRSESSMVCEGMTILTACKKEEPAMEGANHGVFTGLLLQALHGGAANILGKITPGSLYSFVDNALDAWEQRPVFKTNVSQFISLREVSPLIPKEILRKLPDWFAEAESMFALDPSYEPTEATFDPEHGEVFSQLQKCNRHSLIEPVDAEHMYYAAIHSTGCRLTALGAYYRELAIKGHF, encoded by the coding sequence ATGCGCAAGGGATTGTTCATCGGCATTAATAACTACAGCCATGTTTCGCAATTGAGTGGCTGCAACAACGACGCGATGGCCATGGCTTCGGTGCTGAAAACCGACGCCAATGGCGATCCGAATTTCAAGAACCTGGTCCTGACCTCCGCCGAAGATTACCTGAGCCGCGAAAAGCTCGAAGGGCATATCCAGGAATTGTTTTCAGGCGATTGCAGCGTTGCACTGCTGTACTTCGCCGGTCACGGCAACTTCGACGTCGACACGGACGAAGGCATGCTGATCCCCCAGGACTACAAATCCGCCAAGGATGGAATTCGCATCAGCGACATCCTGAATTGGGCGACCAAAGCGGTAAAAATCAAAAACAAAGTAATTATTCTCGACTGCTGCCAGGCGGGCTCGGCGGGCGAAGTGCGGGCGCTACGCAGCGAAAGCAGCATGGTGTGCGAAGGCATGACCATCCTCACCGCGTGCAAAAAGGAAGAGCCGGCGATGGAAGGCGCCAACCACGGGGTTTTCACGGGGCTGTTGCTGCAAGCACTGCACGGCGGCGCCGCAAACATATTGGGAAAGATAACCCCAGGCAGCCTCTATTCATTCGTCGACAACGCTCTCGACGCGTGGGAACAGCGCCCGGTGTTCAAGACCAATGTGTCGCAGTTCATTTCATTGCGAGAAGTCTCGCCGCTGATCCCCAAAGAGATTCTGCGCAAACTGCCTGATTGGTTCGCCGAAGCCGAATCAATGTTTGCCCTCGACCCCAGCTACGAACCTACCGAAGCCACGTTCGATCCAGAACACGGCGAAGTCTTCTCCCAACTGCAAAAGTGCAACCGCCACAGCCTGATCGAACCGGTGGACGCCGAGCACATGTACTACGCGGCCATCCACTCCACCGGTTGCCGCCTCACCGCCCTCGGCGCCTATTACCGCGAACTCGCGATCAAGGGACATTTCTGA
- a CDS encoding TIR domain-containing protein: MQTYHLFISHSWNYPHAHDNLVRLLNAKPGFTFKNFSVPPDNPIIGAKTDKQLEEAIENKIRPCSAVLIMAGMYSTYSKWINKEIEIARRMGKVIIAVKPFGAERISTVVRRAAHAECAWNTNSIISAIRTHAAG, from the coding sequence ATGCAAACCTATCATTTGTTCATCAGCCATTCGTGGAACTACCCCCACGCCCACGACAACCTCGTGCGGCTGCTCAACGCTAAACCCGGCTTCACGTTCAAAAATTTTTCGGTGCCGCCGGACAACCCTATCATCGGCGCGAAAACCGACAAGCAGCTGGAAGAAGCCATCGAAAACAAAATCCGGCCCTGCTCGGCAGTGCTGATCATGGCGGGGATGTATTCGACCTACAGCAAGTGGATCAACAAGGAAATCGAGATCGCCAGGCGAATGGGCAAGGTGATCATTGCGGTGAAGCCGTTTGGTGCGGAACGGATTTCTACCGTGGTGCGCCGGGCAGCACACGCAGAGTGTGCGTGGAACACCAACAGCATCATCAGTGCCATTCGCACTCACGCGGCGGGTTGA
- a CDS encoding toll/interleukin-1 receptor domain-containing protein: protein MPVFISYRHSDRPHAIAINTRLIQANIKTYFDVLDPESQTTDDITGVITRNITACTHLLAVISENTAQSWWVPFEIGEATISNRRICSYQVGPSALPLYLDKWPKLSGDTDINFFIDAYREELITKRSIGLESISESVRGIYKGNADLFHDQLKNRIRRGF from the coding sequence ATGCCTGTGTTTATCAGCTATCGCCATAGCGATCGGCCCCACGCCATCGCCATCAACACCCGTCTTATTCAGGCCAACATCAAGACGTACTTCGACGTGCTGGATCCGGAATCACAGACCACTGACGACATCACCGGGGTCATCACCCGCAACATCACCGCGTGCACGCACTTGCTCGCCGTGATTTCGGAGAACACCGCACAGTCCTGGTGGGTGCCGTTCGAGATCGGAGAAGCGACCATCAGCAATCGCCGCATCTGCTCGTACCAGGTTGGCCCCAGCGCTTTACCGTTGTACCTCGACAAATGGCCGAAACTGAGCGGCGATACGGACATCAATTTTTTCATTGATGCTTATCGTGAGGAGTTGATAACCAAACGCTCGATAGGACTGGAATCGATCAGTGAGTCGGTTCGCGGCATCTACAAAGGAAATGCAGACCTGTTCCACGACCAACTCAAGAACCGCATCCGACGCGGTTTCTGA
- the motB gene encoding flagellar motor protein MotB, giving the protein MENNQPIIIKRVKRIAGGHHGGAWKIAFADFATAMMAFFLVLWLLSTATPEQKIAIAGYFKDPVGFSESGTPYIIDLGGSPTLAPENTLNPEVKSQPQPDKVTIDTEQVEGMAEQVEKERLELLLQELQNKVEENPQLKKFKDQILFEITPDGLRIQIVDAENRPMFDSGSARLKPYFEDILLAMADTIKAVPNKISISGHTDAKPYSSTGDFGNWELSANRANAARRALIAGSYPDAQVARVVGYASSALFDRESPFNPVNRRIDIVVLTKKAQRAIEGSQGAEPAPEPTPTQGQGGPGEVPATPADPNALPADKEPLPAHELRERLNLFDAPKPAEPPKQ; this is encoded by the coding sequence ATGGAAAATAACCAGCCGATAATCATCAAGCGCGTCAAGCGCATCGCCGGCGGGCATCACGGGGGCGCCTGGAAAATCGCCTTCGCGGACTTCGCGACGGCGATGATGGCGTTCTTCCTGGTGCTGTGGCTGCTGTCCACCGCAACACCCGAACAGAAAATCGCCATCGCCGGTTACTTCAAGGACCCGGTCGGCTTTTCGGAAAGCGGCACGCCGTACATCATCGACCTGGGCGGCTCGCCGACCCTGGCGCCGGAGAACACCCTCAACCCCGAGGTGAAATCTCAGCCGCAGCCAGACAAGGTGACCATCGACACCGAGCAGGTTGAAGGCATGGCCGAGCAGGTCGAGAAGGAGCGTCTCGAGCTGTTGCTGCAAGAACTGCAGAACAAAGTCGAAGAGAATCCGCAACTCAAGAAATTCAAAGACCAGATCCTGTTCGAAATCACACCGGACGGTTTGCGCATCCAGATCGTGGACGCCGAAAACCGACCGATGTTCGACTCCGGCAGTGCCCGTCTGAAGCCGTACTTCGAAGACATCCTGCTGGCCATGGCCGACACCATCAAAGCGGTGCCGAACAAGATCAGCATCAGCGGCCACACCGATGCCAAGCCGTATTCGAGCACGGGTGATTTCGGTAACTGGGAACTCTCGGCCAACCGTGCCAACGCGGCACGTCGTGCGCTGATCGCTGGCAGCTATCCGGATGCACAGGTGGCGCGGGTCGTCGGTTATGCCTCGTCGGCACTGTTCGATCGCGAGAGCCCGTTCAATCCGGTCAACCGCCGTATCGACATCGTGGTGCTGACCAAGAAAGCCCAGCGTGCCATCGAAGGTTCGCAAGGTGCCGAACCGGCTCCAGAACCAACGCCGACTCAAGGGCAGGGCGGCCCGGGCGAAGTGCCCGCCACGCCAGCCGACCCGAACGCGTTGCCGGCAGATAAAGAGCCGTTGCCGGCACATGAGCTTCGCGAGCGTTTGAATTTGTTTGATGCTCCGAAGCCAGCAGAACCACCGAAGCAGTGA
- the motA gene encoding flagellar motor stator protein MotA, protein MAKIIGIIVVFASVLGGYVLSHGKIAALIQPFEVLIIGGAALGAFLQANPGYMTMHVLKKSLGMFSSRFNHTFYLEVLGLIYEILNKSRREGMMAIEGDIEDAAASPIFAKYPVVLKDERMTAFICDYLRIMSSGNMAPHELEGLFDMELYSLKEDLEHPAHAVNGIADAMPGFGIVAAVLGIVVTMASLGEGDQKSIGLHVGAALVGTFFGILAAYGFFGPLATSLAHDAKEELNVYEAIKASLVASASGMPPSLAVEFGRKVLYPAHRPSFAELEQAVRGR, encoded by the coding sequence ATGGCTAAAATAATCGGCATCATCGTCGTATTCGCGAGCGTGCTCGGCGGATACGTGCTCTCCCATGGCAAAATTGCCGCCCTGATTCAGCCCTTCGAGGTGTTGATTATCGGTGGTGCGGCCCTCGGTGCATTCCTGCAGGCCAACCCCGGTTACATGACCATGCACGTGCTCAAGAAGTCCTTGGGCATGTTCAGTTCGCGCTTCAACCACACGTTCTATCTGGAAGTGCTGGGCCTGATCTACGAGATCCTCAACAAGAGCCGTCGCGAAGGCATGATGGCCATCGAAGGCGACATCGAAGATGCCGCCGCGAGCCCGATCTTCGCCAAGTACCCGGTCGTGCTCAAAGACGAGCGCATGACCGCGTTCATCTGCGATTACCTGCGGATTATGTCCTCCGGCAACATGGCTCCCCATGAGCTTGAAGGCCTGTTCGACATGGAGCTTTACAGCCTCAAGGAAGACCTGGAACACCCTGCCCACGCGGTGAACGGCATTGCCGACGCCATGCCGGGTTTCGGTATCGTCGCGGCGGTGCTCGGTATCGTGGTGACCATGGCCTCCCTGGGCGAAGGCGACCAGAAATCCATCGGTTTACACGTGGGTGCAGCCCTGGTCGGTACCTTCTTCGGTATTCTCGCGGCATACGGCTTCTTCGGCCCATTGGCCACTTCCCTGGCCCACGATGCCAAGGAAGAACTCAACGTCTACGAAGCCATCAAGGCCTCGCTGGTCGCTTCGGCCTCCGGCATGCCGCCATCGCTGGCGGTAGAGTTCGGCCGCAAGGTTCTGTACCCGGCGCACCGTCCTAGCTTTGCTGAGCTGGAACAAGCGGTTCGCGGTCGCTAA